A single Tuberibacillus sp. Marseille-P3662 DNA region contains:
- a CDS encoding DUF1189 family protein, with translation MGYVISYIFILMFIPLLLNSPELISEREFTNDVPLALYLVYLLFLYYLPLVILCIMGISLLAAICMILRTLLHRKLTYRQLWKICTFVLTVPILLYLIVDLLHLNDWILNLVLPIYFIITIVRMITIYPKVRH, from the coding sequence ACTTATGTTCATCCCATTGCTGCTAAATAGTCCTGAACTTATTTCTGAGCGGGAATTTACGAATGATGTTCCACTTGCTTTATACTTAGTCTATCTTTTATTTCTTTATTACCTTCCGCTAGTTATCTTATGTATTATGGGCATATCGCTCCTTGCAGCCATCTGTATGATATTAAGAACACTCTTACACAGAAAATTGACATACAGGCAATTATGGAAAATATGTACCTTTGTTTTAACTGTGCCTATCCTACTCTATTTAATTGTGGATCTATTACACCTTAACGATTGGATCTTAAATCTCGTTCTCCCTATCTACTTCATCATCACAATCGTACGAATGATTACCATCTACCCTAAGGTAAGACACTGA